The following coding sequences are from one Treponema bryantii window:
- a CDS encoding N-acetylmuramoyl-L-alanine amidase, whose protein sequence is MKLKKLTAIISTIFLCAAAFAVNDIDLLEKGKKSGMTIYWDSLSESGMIEKNGHQLSFRNGESIVLLDSLKMMITEAPELRGNQLYVSKKFLDDSEEFFNQKSELPFKVGAILIDAGHGGKDPGALKTYKINGKNVTIQEKDITLKVSKMLAERLKAAYPGKQIILTRNKDVFLTLGERTDIANNVKVGENEAVLFISVHVNSSLNKTSSGYEVWYLSPGYRRNVLDKSAVDGDENLFPILNSMLEEEYTTESIMIAKFIMDGLQAQIGKESTARGIKAEEWFVVRNSNMPSVLIELGFVSNEKEALLLNDERYLKKATLGIYNGIAAFITHFERSQGFTTIK, encoded by the coding sequence ATGAAACTAAAAAAACTTACAGCTATAATCAGTACAATTTTTCTCTGTGCTGCAGCATTTGCCGTAAATGATATAGATCTCCTTGAAAAAGGAAAAAAATCAGGTATGACCATTTACTGGGATTCACTCTCAGAAAGCGGAATGATTGAAAAAAACGGACATCAGCTTTCATTCAGAAATGGTGAAAGTATTGTGCTTTTAGACAGTCTGAAAATGATGATTACAGAAGCTCCGGAACTCCGTGGAAATCAACTTTATGTTTCCAAAAAATTTCTTGATGATTCAGAAGAGTTTTTCAATCAGAAATCAGAACTTCCATTTAAGGTCGGCGCAATTTTAATTGATGCAGGTCACGGTGGAAAAGATCCAGGTGCCCTTAAGACTTATAAAATCAACGGAAAGAATGTAACAATCCAGGAAAAAGATATTACTCTCAAAGTTTCAAAAATGCTGGCTGAGCGCCTTAAGGCAGCTTATCCTGGAAAACAGATAATACTTACCCGTAATAAAGATGTATTCCTTACACTTGGAGAACGTACTGACATCGCAAACAACGTAAAAGTAGGTGAGAATGAAGCCGTGCTTTTCATCTCAGTGCATGTCAATTCATCCCTTAATAAAACTTCATCTGGTTATGAAGTGTGGTACCTTTCACCAGGCTACAGAAGAAACGTGCTTGATAAATCAGCAGTGGATGGAGACGAAAATCTCTTCCCGATTTTGAACTCAATGCTCGAAGAAGAATATACAACCGAGAGTATAATGATTGCCAAGTTTATTATGGACGGACTTCAGGCACAGATTGGAAAAGAATCTACAGCCCGCGGAATAAAGGCCGAAGAATGGTTTGTAGTCCGTAATTCAAATATGCCGAGTGTTCTCATTGAATTAGGCTTTGTTTCAAATGAAAAAGAAGCCTTGTTATTAAATGACGAAAGATACTTGAAAAAAGCAACCCTTGGAATATATAATGGAATTGCAGCGTTTATTACTCACTTTGAACGTTCTCAAGGATTTACTACGATAAAATGA
- a CDS encoding ATP-grasp domain-containing protein, with translation MNILILGAGLMQKPAILSSKELGFTVNVIDADDKAVSIPYADTFRKIDLKDKEGILEYAKELKASKDGLAAVFTAGTDFSASVSYVCEALGLPAHNYQSAVNASVKTVMRECFKKAEVPSPAFCRVGREDLEKAGSNGEVLLSKIRTQMDFPLVIKPVDNMGARGCRMVRNDVEFLPALKVAVECSRTGFAIVEEYMEGPEYSIDALVQNGTFTVTGFAVRHIKYEPYFIEVGHTMPAVLDKKIHDELISVFALGAKALGLTTGAAKADIKYTKKGPMIGEIAGRLSGGYMSGWTYPYASDLNLTKQGILIAAGREPTDLINRRKPVDYTPSELFKNAEKPYELYEVECLRTSAERAWMSIPGTVRYIENIKDYSDRAVFDVLPRATVSIGGEVDFPRNNVEKCGNIIAVSHSREAAITVAEDAVSDVFITLEPDNQKTDKYLKGEELDDENAFPPDAYGKLNEKELAELAGREDIPANAKIINYIPDVLKSAEYKNKKDWNYNTIQSTAEKFDILRTKHPALNQEKFWKAVMRGGIQAAVYVSDTIEKLGK, from the coding sequence ATGAATATTTTAATTCTCGGTGCAGGTCTTATGCAGAAGCCTGCAATACTGAGCAGTAAGGAACTTGGCTTTACAGTAAATGTAATTGATGCAGATGATAAAGCTGTTTCAATTCCTTATGCAGATACATTCCGTAAAATTGACTTAAAAGATAAAGAAGGAATCCTTGAATACGCAAAAGAACTTAAGGCTTCAAAAGACGGACTTGCTGCAGTTTTTACAGCAGGAACAGATTTTTCTGCAAGCGTAAGTTATGTCTGTGAGGCTTTGGGATTACCTGCTCATAACTATCAGTCGGCAGTTAATGCAAGCGTAAAAACAGTTATGCGCGAGTGCTTTAAGAAAGCAGAAGTTCCTTCTCCGGCATTCTGTCGTGTAGGGCGTGAAGACCTCGAAAAAGCTGGCAGTAACGGAGAAGTCCTTCTTTCAAAAATCCGCACACAGATGGATTTTCCTCTTGTTATAAAACCAGTTGATAATATGGGAGCCCGTGGCTGCCGTATGGTTCGTAATGATGTTGAATTTTTGCCGGCACTTAAAGTTGCTGTTGAATGCTCACGAACTGGTTTTGCAATTGTAGAAGAATATATGGAAGGTCCCGAATACTCAATTGATGCACTTGTGCAAAACGGAACTTTTACAGTTACAGGTTTTGCCGTACGTCATATAAAGTATGAACCATATTTTATTGAAGTTGGTCACACAATGCCTGCTGTTCTCGATAAAAAAATCCATGATGAACTGATTTCAGTTTTTGCTTTGGGTGCAAAAGCCCTTGGACTTACAACAGGTGCTGCAAAGGCAGATATAAAATATACAAAAAAAGGTCCTATGATTGGAGAAATTGCAGGACGCCTTTCGGGTGGTTATATGTCTGGCTGGACTTATCCTTATGCTTCAGATTTGAATCTCACAAAGCAGGGAATCCTTATTGCTGCAGGACGAGAACCGACTGACCTCATAAACAGACGTAAACCTGTAGACTACACACCTTCAGAACTTTTTAAAAATGCAGAAAAGCCATATGAGCTTTATGAAGTAGAGTGTCTTAGAACTTCTGCAGAAAGAGCCTGGATGAGTATTCCAGGAACTGTCAGATATATAGAAAACATTAAAGATTATTCTGACAGAGCGGTCTTTGATGTCCTTCCTCGTGCAACAGTCAGTATTGGTGGCGAAGTTGATTTCCCTCGTAATAATGTTGAAAAATGTGGAAATATCATTGCTGTAAGTCACAGTCGTGAAGCTGCCATTACAGTTGCAGAAGATGCGGTTTCTGATGTATTTATCACTCTGGAACCTGATAATCAAAAAACTGATAAATATCTTAAGGGTGAAGAACTTGATGATGAAAATGCTTTCCCGCCAGATGCTTATGGAAAACTGAATGAAAAGGAACTTGCTGAGCTTGCCGGAAGGGAAGATATTCCTGCTAATGCAAAAATCATCAATTATATTCCAGATGTACTTAAATCTGCCGAATATAAAAATAAGAAGGACTGGAATTATAATACCATCCAGTCGACTGCAGAAAAGTTTGATATTCTTCGTACAAAGCATCCGGCATTAAATCAGGAGAAATTCTGGAAAGCTGTAATGCGCGGAGGAATTCAGGCTGCAGTTTATGTATCAGATACAATTGAAAAACTGGGAAAATAA
- a CDS encoding cytidylyltransferase domain-containing protein, with protein sequence MMKTKTNRTVIVQCRLSSTRLPGKALKDLCGKPVLAYVLEAMHKVNADYYYVATDEASYSQLLPVCKEHGFECYAGSLEDVLERFVSLLDTIETKTVIRATADNPFLFYEAAEESAALFEEKNNGKSHCDYLTYSGLPHGSGVEIFSADSLKKAASETTDPYDHEHVGPAFYNHKDRYSCEFVPAPRRYNYPELRTTIDTYSDYLRAVSILNYFKAHNYEASFTTEQIIEACNANSVKYPVVLVPSVVKGHGTGHLRRCLSASLQGGFFVYVPDDKTLKEADSVIEEYFAAGLSKNQIINSIPDESYLPAIITDTFELTENQLKELSKNRSLISIDEGSRYTDYCDYLLDIIPSYKCDRLANKTDSGFITMPENVREFSEDDSDKKIEKVLICLGGEDPANLTMPAAQAFRKKFPDAKITAIISNESSPYVDYAGGPNIEFIKPVAGLRERLFEYDIVVTHYGLTAFEAVYAGCGVILLPTTKLHKKLAEKYSFAYVGDKNISDSALQSALESENLYSKTFLSGEKKSLGAFLRHLSAGKRMSCPVCGKIPSQPDTVISRNETRTYRRCSTCGMVYMAFTTIEDKKYQKEYFFEEYKKQYGKTYEEDFDSIKAQGMRRASIIKMLSGIGGDGGEKNLLDIGCAYGPFLAAASESSFNPFGTDIAEDAVAYVQQKLKYPAVCSAFPQIDTAEEFGITQFDVVTMWYVIEHFKDLGKVLRKVSTLVRKGGIFAFSTPSGEGISAVSDKDHFYEISPTDHYTIWEPSRADSILRIFGFRVERIVSTGHHPERFPSIKKSGAQKGSLKWNLMDAISHARGLGDTVEIYCRKI encoded by the coding sequence ATGATGAAAACAAAGACAAATAGGACAGTAATTGTACAATGCAGATTATCTTCAACAAGACTTCCCGGAAAGGCTTTAAAAGATCTTTGCGGAAAGCCTGTGCTTGCTTATGTGCTTGAAGCAATGCATAAGGTAAATGCGGATTATTATTATGTAGCTACTGATGAGGCTTCTTATAGTCAGCTTCTTCCTGTTTGTAAAGAACATGGTTTTGAATGCTATGCCGGAAGCCTGGAAGATGTTCTTGAACGATTTGTTTCACTTCTTGATACAATAGAGACAAAAACTGTTATTCGTGCTACTGCAGATAATCCGTTCTTATTTTATGAAGCTGCAGAAGAATCGGCAGCTTTATTTGAAGAAAAGAATAATGGAAAGTCGCATTGTGATTACCTCACATATTCAGGACTTCCTCATGGAAGCGGAGTAGAAATTTTTTCTGCAGATTCTTTGAAGAAGGCTGCTTCTGAAACAACAGATCCATATGATCATGAACATGTAGGACCTGCTTTTTATAATCATAAAGACCGCTACTCTTGTGAATTTGTTCCGGCTCCACGTCGTTATAATTATCCTGAGCTTCGTACTACAATAGATACTTATTCAGATTATCTTCGCGCAGTTTCAATTTTAAATTATTTTAAAGCTCATAATTATGAAGCGTCTTTTACTACAGAACAGATTATAGAAGCTTGTAATGCAAACAGTGTGAAATATCCTGTTGTACTCGTCCCTTCTGTTGTTAAAGGTCATGGCACTGGACATTTACGACGCTGTCTTTCAGCAAGCCTGCAGGGTGGATTTTTTGTTTATGTTCCTGATGATAAAACTCTCAAAGAAGCTGATTCTGTTATAGAAGAATATTTTGCAGCAGGACTTTCAAAAAATCAGATTATCAATTCCATACCTGACGAATCATATCTGCCTGCAATTATTACAGATACCTTTGAGCTTACAGAAAATCAGTTGAAAGAACTTTCTAAGAACAGAAGCCTCATTTCAATTGATGAAGGTTCAAGATATACAGATTACTGTGATTATCTTTTAGATATAATTCCATCATATAAATGTGACCGCCTTGCTAATAAAACTGATTCCGGATTTATTACAATGCCGGAAAATGTCCGTGAATTTTCAGAAGATGATTCAGATAAAAAGATTGAAAAGGTTCTGATTTGCCTTGGCGGTGAAGATCCTGCAAATCTTACAATGCCTGCAGCCCAGGCTTTCCGAAAAAAGTTCCCGGATGCAAAAATTACGGCAATAATTTCTAATGAATCCAGTCCTTATGTAGATTATGCTGGTGGTCCGAATATTGAGTTTATAAAGCCTGTAGCTGGTCTTCGTGAAAGACTATTTGAATATGATATTGTAGTAACTCATTATGGACTTACAGCTTTTGAAGCAGTGTATGCCGGTTGTGGTGTAATTCTTCTGCCAACGACAAAACTTCATAAAAAACTTGCAGAAAAGTACAGCTTTGCTTATGTAGGCGATAAGAATATTTCTGATTCTGCATTGCAGTCAGCTCTTGAATCTGAAAATCTATATTCTAAAACCTTTTTGAGTGGTGAAAAGAAATCTCTTGGAGCTTTTTTGCGTCATCTTTCAGCAGGAAAAAGAATGTCTTGTCCTGTATGCGGTAAGATTCCTTCTCAGCCAGATACTGTTATTTCAAGAAATGAAACCAGAACTTATCGCCGCTGTTCAACCTGCGGAATGGTTTATATGGCTTTTACCACAATTGAAGATAAAAAATATCAGAAAGAGTACTTTTTTGAAGAATATAAAAAACAGTATGGTAAAACCTACGAAGAAGATTTTGATTCAATTAAAGCTCAGGGAATGCGTCGTGCTTCAATAATAAAAATGTTGAGCGGAATTGGAGGCGATGGCGGAGAAAAGAATCTTCTGGATATAGGTTGTGCTTATGGACCATTCCTTGCAGCTGCCAGTGAAAGCAGTTTTAATCCGTTTGGAACTGATATTGCAGAAGATGCTGTTGCTTATGTACAGCAGAAATTAAAGTATCCTGCAGTTTGTTCTGCTTTTCCTCAAATTGATACTGCAGAAGAATTTGGAATTACCCAGTTTGATGTGGTTACAATGTGGTATGTAATTGAACATTTTAAGGATTTGGGAAAGGTTTTGAGAAAAGTATCTACACTTGTGCGTAAAGGTGGAATTTTTGCTTTTTCAACACCGTCTGGAGAAGGTATTTCTGCTGTAAGCGATAAAGATCATTTTTATGAAATCAGTCCTACAGATCATTATACAATCTGGGAACCAAGCCGTGCAGATTCAATTCTCCGTATATTTGGTTTCAGAGTAGAACGTATTGTTTCTACTGGTCATCATCCGGAACGCTTTCCTTCAATAAAAAAAAGTGGGGCTCAAAAAGGCAGTTTAAAATGGAATCTTATGGATGCTATCAGTCATGCCCGCGGTCTTGGTGATACAGTAGAAATTTACTGTAGAAAAATATAA
- a CDS encoding tetratricopeptide repeat protein has product METANLISKKQIREIYESYTDYFNEIMSKVIERLQQNIKLSAQPTYKSRVKSFDSYFKKVLRLKPDQMEETKSLIYLTDMMGIRMICAFLEDINIGLEQIKKLFEIKEVEVKGAEKKFSEFGYESIHVLVKIPPEFLPPLEGKYEGLAPISDELVCEIQIRTILQDAWAEVEHELIYKIEFNPFDIPLRRKLASINASLTLADITFQEIRDYQNKLQRELDERRRSFYSLADGFLNEKTEKKEEDINRVSPFVQGTIDDLLLKAIEAHNDGHLSEAVDIYTRIIDAVPDTDKNVLAVIRKHRGMAFFAMNKLDDALEDFQKSIEADPKAFRSYYYKGIVYSILKKYKEAIECYTKSLEINEFQAHTNFRRAMAYYELGEYEQSMNDLDVALKLGMNPDECKPLQKKLVKKFGMNM; this is encoded by the coding sequence ATGGAAACTGCAAACTTAATTTCTAAAAAACAAATCAGAGAAATTTATGAATCCTATACAGATTATTTCAATGAAATAATGTCAAAGGTAATAGAACGCCTTCAGCAGAATATAAAGCTTTCTGCACAGCCAACCTATAAAAGCCGTGTTAAAAGCTTTGACAGTTATTTTAAGAAGGTGCTTCGCTTAAAGCCTGATCAGATGGAAGAAACAAAATCTCTCATATACCTTACTGATATGATGGGTATAAGAATGATTTGTGCCTTTCTTGAAGATATCAATATAGGTCTTGAACAGATTAAAAAGCTTTTTGAAATTAAGGAAGTAGAAGTAAAAGGTGCAGAGAAGAAGTTCTCTGAATTCGGATATGAATCTATTCATGTTCTGGTAAAGATTCCTCCAGAGTTTTTGCCTCCTCTTGAAGGTAAGTATGAAGGTCTTGCTCCAATTTCTGATGAGCTTGTTTGTGAAATTCAGATTAGAACAATTCTTCAGGATGCATGGGCAGAAGTGGAACATGAGCTCATTTATAAGATTGAGTTTAATCCTTTTGATATTCCATTACGCCGTAAGCTTGCATCTATAAATGCTTCTCTTACACTTGCAGATATAACATTCCAGGAAATCCGTGATTATCAGAATAAACTTCAGCGCGAACTTGATGAAAGACGCCGTTCTTTCTACAGCCTTGCTGATGGCTTCTTAAACGAGAAAACAGAAAAGAAAGAAGAAGATATTAATCGTGTAAGTCCATTTGTACAGGGCACAATAGATGATCTTCTGCTTAAGGCAATTGAAGCTCATAATGACGGGCATCTTTCCGAAGCAGTTGATATTTATACAAGAATTATTGATGCTGTTCCAGATACAGATAAAAATGTACTGGCTGTAATCCGTAAGCACCGTGGTATGGCTTTCTTTGCTATGAATAAACTGGATGATGCTCTGGAAGACTTCCAGAAGAGTATTGAAGCAGATCCTAAGGCTTTCCGTTCTTATTATTATAAGGGTATTGTTTATTCAATTCTTAAGAAATATAAGGAAGCTATAGAGTGCTATACTAAATCTCTTGAAATCAACGAGTTCCAGGCTCATACTAATTTCCGCCGTGCAATGGCATATTATGAACTTGGTGAATACGAGCAGTCTATGAACGACCTGGACGTTGCTCTTAAACTTGGAATGAATCCGGATGAATGCAAGCCTTTACAGAAAAAGCTTGTTAAAAAGTTCGGAATGAATATGTAA
- a CDS encoding helicase C-terminal domain-containing protein, translated as MEISKYLSDSARQTIKAAVKEAGGNEVFFTGDITSNGLVESVKIGSRGNSHTVPVNFHDARNTSVLIHNHPSGNLLPSEADLNVAACASENGCGFYIINNSATEIYVVVEPVLPHVAKKVNEDEAGEYISEGGPLSKISDSFEERPVQVELLKQIVNAFNDDKIAVFEAGTGVGKSYSYLIPSALWALTNREKVIISTGTINLQQQLCEKDVPAVEKIIGKKIKYVLMKGRQNYVCLRRLNDAASILDLFEGEGDELKKIAEWAQSSPTGSRSDLSFMPTENIWSKVNSESDACMGMRCPYHNDCFVMKVRKEAAGANLIIVNHHLLFADIESRLSGAGYDDAAVLPPYRHIIFDEAHGIENAATSFFSESVNRFKINKLVNQMYRHRKNSEAGHLCSLAILSANEEKAGDAFEFTNKIKLALTNVEITAKDLLTNDYTMRLYEGTARNFGPFLVAVGELTRALGAFADLIRIVMEGVSDDDKDAPCYWESKTILRHLDSYVILLKNFPMWDEKKDDVFWIQKKRLPPDMIRDGGDPEYVILTQTPLDISHLMNDGVFEQMSSVVCTSATLKTGRDYSYWMRRTGVTLAGEDRIIKGEFPSPFPYNKNMLFAVPNDAPLPDNIQYQQYIEMALPRLIQAAAGRTLVLFTSYESLKSAHRTVVACMRGFPGRIMKQGDDDNSKLLEAFKKENESVLFATDSFWQGVDIPGESLSQVIIVKLPFTVPNDPVFVARAEAIEKRGGSSFMELSVPEAVIKFRQGIGRLIRRSDDKGVVVVLDRRIYEKRYGSWFIASMPECKKVYEPLSDITDRINSFIFN; from the coding sequence GTGGAAATATCTAAATACTTATCTGATTCTGCCAGACAGACGATAAAGGCTGCAGTAAAGGAAGCAGGCGGAAATGAAGTTTTCTTTACAGGTGATATTACCAGTAACGGTCTTGTTGAGTCTGTTAAAATCGGCTCACGAGGCAATTCCCACACAGTTCCTGTCAATTTCCACGACGCACGAAATACATCAGTTTTAATTCATAATCATCCAAGTGGAAATCTTCTTCCGTCTGAAGCTGATCTAAATGTTGCTGCCTGTGCTTCTGAAAACGGCTGCGGCTTTTATATCATCAACAATTCGGCTACAGAAATTTATGTTGTTGTTGAACCTGTGCTTCCTCATGTTGCAAAAAAAGTAAATGAAGACGAAGCCGGGGAATATATTTCTGAGGGCGGCCCTTTATCTAAAATCTCAGATTCTTTTGAAGAACGTCCTGTCCAGGTTGAACTTCTTAAGCAGATTGTAAATGCTTTTAATGATGATAAAATTGCAGTTTTTGAAGCTGGGACTGGAGTTGGAAAATCTTATTCTTATCTGATTCCTTCTGCCTTGTGGGCACTTACAAATCGTGAAAAGGTTATAATCTCTACCGGAACAATAAATCTTCAACAGCAGTTATGTGAAAAAGATGTTCCTGCTGTAGAAAAAATTATTGGAAAGAAAATCAAATATGTTCTGATGAAAGGCCGTCAGAATTATGTCTGCCTGCGTCGCCTTAATGATGCGGCTTCAATTCTTGATTTATTTGAAGGTGAGGGCGATGAACTTAAAAAAATTGCTGAATGGGCTCAGTCTTCACCTACAGGAAGCCGAAGTGATCTTTCCTTTATGCCTACTGAAAATATATGGTCAAAAGTAAATTCAGAAAGTGATGCCTGCATGGGAATGCGCTGTCCTTATCATAATGACTGTTTTGTCATGAAGGTAAGAAAAGAAGCTGCGGGTGCAAATCTGATTATTGTAAATCATCATCTTTTGTTTGCTGATATTGAATCAAGGTTAAGTGGTGCAGGTTATGATGATGCAGCTGTACTTCCTCCATATCGTCATATAATTTTTGATGAGGCTCATGGAATTGAAAATGCTGCAACAAGTTTTTTCAGTGAAAGTGTAAACAGATTTAAAATCAATAAACTTGTAAATCAGATGTATCGCCATAGAAAGAATTCTGAGGCTGGACATTTATGTAGTCTGGCTATCCTTTCTGCAAATGAAGAAAAAGCTGGAGATGCTTTTGAGTTTACAAATAAAATAAAACTTGCCCTTACTAATGTTGAAATAACAGCTAAGGATTTACTGACCAATGATTATACAATGCGGCTTTATGAAGGTACGGCCAGAAATTTCGGACCTTTCCTTGTAGCCGTTGGTGAACTTACTCGTGCACTCGGTGCTTTTGCAGATTTAATCAGAATAGTTATGGAAGGTGTAAGCGATGACGATAAGGATGCTCCATGCTATTGGGAATCAAAAACAATTCTGCGCCATCTTGATAGTTATGTAATTCTTTTGAAAAACTTTCCTATGTGGGATGAGAAAAAGGATGATGTATTCTGGATTCAGAAAAAAAGACTTCCGCCGGATATGATTCGCGATGGCGGAGATCCTGAATATGTAATTCTTACACAGACACCTCTTGATATTTCACATCTGATGAATGATGGTGTTTTTGAACAGATGTCCAGTGTAGTATGTACTTCTGCTACCTTAAAAACCGGCAGAGATTATTCTTACTGGATGCGCCGTACAGGTGTAACACTCGCTGGTGAAGATAGAATTATAAAAGGGGAGTTTCCTTCACCATTCCCATACAATAAAAATATGCTTTTTGCTGTTCCGAATGACGCACCGTTACCGGATAACATTCAGTATCAGCAGTATATAGAAATGGCTCTTCCCCGATTGATTCAGGCTGCTGCTGGTCGTACTCTGGTGCTTTTTACTTCTTATGAATCACTTAAGAGTGCTCATCGTACGGTTGTTGCCTGTATGCGTGGATTCCCTGGCAGAATCATGAAGCAGGGCGATGACGATAATTCAAAACTTCTTGAAGCTTTTAAAAAAGAAAATGAAAGCGTTCTTTTTGCAACCGATTCTTTCTGGCAGGGAGTAGATATTCCTGGAGAATCCTTATCTCAGGTTATTATAGTAAAGCTTCCTTTTACAGTTCCTAATGATCCTGTATTTGTTGCCCGTGCAGAAGCTATTGAAAAAAGAGGTGGCAGCTCATTTATGGAACTGAGTGTCCCAGAAGCCGTAATAAAATTCAGACAGGGAATAGGACGTCTTATACGCCGTTCTGATGATAAAGGTGTAGTAGTAGTACTTGACCGCCGTATTTATGAAAAACGTTATGGCAGCTGGTTTATTGCCAGTATGCCGGAATGTAAAAAGGTTTATGAGCCTTTATCTGATATAACTGATAGAATAAATTCCTTTATTTTTAACTGA
- a CDS encoding flagellar filament outer layer protein FlaA: protein MKKTFGLIAAAMLLVGGVAFADEATLIDFTMLDADCCADDNGNATQNGRTVMDYSVSAGATFTEDQKDLMKTSLALPEWEVKLNSSAKTVQSLADSTVVAAPVKGEADVPFAGKNVMGVRIVFPTWNSNANARIVPPFDIPAYEPLAQADENGTRQEPTDEEKASGKTLFEDGYGVVKNVGTVKAISVTTMGMNYPHGLYVLMSDNDGIERRYFMGYLGFDGWKELRWNNPQYISEIRNREIRVYPIYPRGLPFVKFQGFQVTRDAAHIGGDFIGYFKDVKIIYDKALLTSDRDIADEDLWGIIGKKEKARQNAEMQRFGNKQVNRYLEKAKLATEDEFTSSLNDGSGSNAQSNGGQAADAK, encoded by the coding sequence ATGAAGAAGACTTTTGGTTTAATTGCAGCTGCTATGCTGCTTGTTGGTGGGGTTGCTTTCGCTGATGAAGCTACACTCATCGATTTTACTATGCTGGATGCTGACTGCTGTGCAGATGACAATGGAAATGCAACTCAGAACGGCAGAACAGTAATGGACTACTCTGTAAGCGCTGGTGCAACTTTCACCGAAGATCAGAAGGATCTTATGAAAACTTCATTGGCACTGCCAGAATGGGAAGTTAAGCTGAACTCATCTGCAAAGACAGTTCAGAGCTTGGCTGACTCAACAGTTGTTGCCGCTCCTGTAAAAGGTGAAGCAGATGTTCCTTTTGCTGGAAAGAACGTAATGGGTGTACGCATCGTATTCCCTACATGGAACTCAAATGCAAATGCTCGCATCGTTCCTCCGTTCGATATTCCTGCATACGAGCCACTTGCTCAGGCAGATGAAAATGGTACTCGCCAGGAACCAACTGATGAAGAAAAAGCAAGCGGAAAAACTCTTTTTGAAGATGGATACGGTGTTGTAAAGAATGTTGGAACAGTAAAAGCTATTTCTGTTACAACAATGGGTATGAACTACCCACATGGACTTTATGTTCTTATGTCAGATAACGACGGTATTGAAAGACGTTACTTCATGGGTTACCTTGGTTTCGATGGTTGGAAAGAACTCCGCTGGAACAACCCACAGTACATTTCTGAAATCCGTAACCGCGAAATCCGCGTATATCCAATCTATCCACGTGGACTTCCATTCGTTAAGTTCCAGGGCTTCCAGGTAACACGTGATGCTGCTCACATCGGTGGCGACTTCATTGGTTACTTCAAGGACGTAAAGATTATTTACGACAAGGCTCTTCTTACTAGCGACCGCGACATTGCTGATGAAGACCTCTGGGGAATCATTGGTAAGAAAGAAAAGGCTCGCCAGAATGCAGAAATGCAGAGATTCGGTAACAAACAGGTTAACCGCTACCTCGAGAAGGCTAAGCTCGCTACTGAAGATGAATTCACATCAAGCTTGAACGATGGATCTGGATCTAACGCTCAGAGCAACGGTGGACAGGCAGCAGACGCTAAATAA
- a CDS encoding GerMN domain-containing protein, producing the protein MTAKATINMLKQKNLAIFITSLVIAGLFVFSLFCYVVTKDTCRRTFIFPSAENGKYIIEYRNLTEKPHQGDINLYIEEILLGSTVERTKLLFTPGTKLLSCFERNHILYVNLSQDLLQMGDGVIEIREGTELLKKNIQQNFSRIDSVEIFIDGKSAFEK; encoded by the coding sequence ATGACAGCTAAAGCTACAATTAATATGCTTAAACAAAAGAATCTTGCAATATTTATAACTTCTCTTGTAATCGCAGGCTTATTTGTATTTTCATTATTCTGCTACGTTGTTACTAAAGATACATGCCGAAGAACCTTTATTTTCCCTTCTGCAGAGAATGGAAAGTATATAATTGAATATCGTAATCTTACAGAAAAGCCACATCAGGGTGATATAAATCTTTATATTGAAGAAATATTGCTTGGTTCTACTGTAGAACGAACAAAACTTCTTTTTACGCCGGGAACAAAACTGCTTTCCTGCTTTGAAAGAAATCACATTCTGTATGTAAATCTCTCTCAGGATTTATTACAGATGGGTGATGGTGTTATTGAAATCAGAGAGGGGACAGAGCTCCTCAAAAAAAATATACAGCAAAATTTTTCAAGAATAGATTCCGTAGAAATCTTCATCGACGGAAAATCTGCTTTTGAAAAATAA